A window of the Vibrio fluvialis genome harbors these coding sequences:
- a CDS encoding pseudouridine synthase translates to MSSRSPRASSPSSRPTGKSHFKQAKRPGSARPNKPASSVRSRTDKPRVSPQERKVVIFNKPFDTLSQFTDGDGRKTLADFIPVKDVYAAGRLDRDSEGLMVLTNDGILQAKLTQPQSKSPKTYWVQVEGAPQEADLDKLRNGVELKDGPTLPAIVEIMPEPEVWERNPPVRFRAAIPTTWLAITIIEGRNRQVRRMTANIGFPTLRLIRYSMGDIVLGDLQPGEWKHIEI, encoded by the coding sequence ATGTCATCCCGCTCACCGCGAGCTTCTTCTCCCTCTTCTCGTCCCACAGGCAAATCTCATTTTAAACAGGCAAAACGCCCGGGTTCTGCACGTCCAAATAAGCCTGCGTCATCGGTGCGTTCACGTACCGACAAACCAAGAGTTTCACCTCAAGAACGTAAGGTTGTGATTTTTAACAAGCCCTTCGATACGCTGAGTCAGTTTACCGATGGCGATGGGCGTAAAACGCTGGCCGACTTTATTCCAGTCAAAGATGTGTACGCCGCTGGCCGCCTGGACCGCGACAGTGAAGGTTTGATGGTGTTGACCAACGATGGCATTCTGCAAGCCAAGCTGACTCAGCCGCAGTCCAAATCGCCTAAAACCTATTGGGTGCAAGTGGAAGGTGCCCCCCAGGAAGCGGATCTGGATAAACTGAGAAACGGTGTCGAATTGAAAGATGGCCCGACATTACCTGCTATCGTTGAAATCATGCCTGAACCTGAAGTGTGGGAGCGTAATCCGCCAGTGCGCTTTCGAGCCGCTATTCCGACAACCTGGCTCGCTATTACCATTATCGAAGGACGTAACCGTCAGGTGCGTCGCATGACGGCCAATATCGGTTTTCCGACTCTGCGTCTGATCCGTTATTCGATGGGCGATATTGTTCTGGGCGACCTCCAGCCCGGCGAATGGAAACACATTGAGATTTAA
- a CDS encoding NADP-dependent isocitrate dehydrogenase, with the protein MPTEKPTIIYTITDEAPALATYSLLPIIQSFTASSGINVDTRDISLAGRILANFPEHLKEEQRIGDALAELGELAQTPEANIIKLPNISASIPQLKAAIKELQDKGYALPNYPEEPSTYEEEAIKATYDKIKGSAVNPVLREGNSDRRAPASVKNYAKKNPHSMGAWSKDSQSHVSSMEDKDFFGSEKSVTLSGATQVSIEFVGNDGSTKVLKKPFALQDKEIIDTSVLSKKALIEFFEKEIADAKAQNVLLSLHMKATMMKVSDPVIFGHAVKVYYKDVFAKYGKVFEELGVDVNNGLGDVYAKIQTLPEAQRTEIEAAIQAVYETQPPLAMVDSDRGITNLHVPSDIIVDASMPAMIRSSGQMWGPDGKQKDTKAMIPDRCYSGVYQAVIEFCKENGAFDPTTMGSVPNVGLMAQKAEEYGSHDKTFILDADGAVRVVDAEGNVLLEQAVEAGDIFRMCQVKDAPIQDWVKLAVTRARASGAPAVFWLDEARAHDAELIKKVNQYLPEHDTAGLEIKILSPVEATKFSLIRIKQGLDTISVTGNVLRDYLTDLFPILELGTSAKMLSIVPLMNGGGLFETGAGGSAPKHVQQVQKENHLRWDSLGEFLALAASLEHLSVVTGNAKAQVLADALDKATGKFLDTNKSPSRKVGELDNRGSHFYLAMYWAEALAEQTADADLAAEFAPIAQQLKDNEEKIVAELNGAQGVAGDLGGYYLPEFEKAAPLMRPSATLNHIVDRA; encoded by the coding sequence ATGCCTACAGAAAAACCTACAATTATTTATACCATTACTGACGAAGCACCGGCGCTTGCCACGTATTCATTACTGCCAATCATTCAGTCATTCACGGCATCGTCAGGCATCAATGTTGACACGCGTGATATTTCGCTAGCAGGCCGTATTCTGGCCAACTTCCCTGAGCATTTGAAAGAAGAACAACGCATTGGCGACGCACTGGCTGAACTGGGCGAGTTGGCTCAGACGCCAGAAGCGAACATCATCAAACTGCCGAACATCTCTGCCTCTATTCCTCAGCTGAAAGCCGCGATCAAAGAGCTGCAAGACAAAGGCTACGCGCTACCAAACTACCCTGAAGAGCCAAGTACGTACGAAGAAGAAGCGATCAAAGCTACGTACGACAAAATCAAAGGCAGTGCGGTGAACCCAGTGCTGCGTGAAGGTAACTCAGACCGCCGCGCGCCAGCATCAGTGAAGAACTATGCGAAGAAAAACCCGCACTCAATGGGCGCATGGTCCAAAGATTCTCAATCACACGTTTCAAGCATGGAAGATAAAGACTTCTTTGGCAGCGAGAAATCGGTGACGCTGAGCGGTGCAACTCAAGTTTCGATTGAATTTGTTGGCAACGATGGCTCAACCAAAGTGCTGAAGAAACCATTCGCACTGCAAGATAAAGAAATCATTGATACCAGCGTACTGAGTAAAAAGGCGCTGATTGAATTCTTTGAAAAAGAAATCGCGGATGCGAAAGCGCAGAACGTTCTGCTGTCGCTGCACATGAAAGCGACCATGATGAAAGTGTCTGACCCCGTGATTTTCGGTCACGCGGTGAAGGTGTACTACAAAGACGTCTTCGCGAAATACGGTAAAGTGTTTGAAGAGCTGGGCGTTGACGTGAACAACGGTTTGGGTGATGTGTACGCGAAAATTCAGACTCTGCCAGAAGCGCAGCGCACTGAAATTGAAGCAGCGATTCAAGCGGTTTACGAAACTCAGCCACCACTGGCGATGGTTGATTCTGACCGTGGTATCACCAACCTGCACGTACCAAGTGACATTATCGTTGACGCATCAATGCCAGCGATGATTCGTTCTTCTGGTCAAATGTGGGGCCCAGACGGTAAACAGAAAGATACGAAAGCGATGATCCCGGATCGTTGTTACTCGGGCGTTTACCAAGCGGTGATCGAATTCTGTAAAGAGAACGGCGCGTTTGACCCAACCACCATGGGCAGCGTACCGAACGTGGGTCTGATGGCTCAGAAAGCGGAAGAGTACGGCTCACACGATAAAACGTTCATCCTTGATGCAGACGGCGCCGTGCGCGTTGTCGATGCTGAAGGCAATGTACTGCTTGAGCAAGCTGTGGAAGCAGGCGACATCTTCCGTATGTGTCAGGTAAAAGATGCGCCAATCCAAGATTGGGTGAAACTGGCGGTAACTCGCGCTCGCGCATCAGGCGCGCCAGCGGTATTCTGGCTGGATGAAGCACGTGCGCATGACGCAGAGCTGATCAAGAAAGTGAACCAGTACCTGCCTGAGCACGACACAGCCGGTCTGGAAATCAAGATCCTGTCTCCGGTTGAAGCGACTAAGTTCTCACTGATTCGTATCAAGCAAGGTCTGGACACTATCTCCGTAACGGGTAACGTATTGCGTGACTACCTGACTGACTTGTTCCCAATTCTGGAACTGGGTACGTCAGCGAAAATGCTGTCTATCGTGCCACTGATGAATGGTGGTGGTCTGTTTGAGACTGGCGCAGGTGGCTCGGCTCCAAAACACGTTCAACAAGTTCAGAAAGAAAACCATCTACGTTGGGATTCACTGGGTGAATTCCTGGCTCTGGCCGCTTCTCTGGAGCACCTGAGCGTGGTGACTGGCAATGCGAAAGCGCAGGTTCTGGCGGACGCACTGGACAAAGCAACGGGCAAATTCCTTGATACCAACAAGTCACCATCACGTAAAGTGGGTGAACTGGACAACCGTGGCAGCCACTTCTATCTAGCGATGTACTGGGCAGAAGCTCTGGCTGAGCAGACCGCAGATGCGGATCTGGCAGCGGAATTTGCTCCAATCGCGCAACAGCTGAAAGACAACGAAGAGAAGATCGTTGCTGAACTGAATGGCGCGCAAGGTGTGGCGGGCGATTTGGGCGGTTACTACCTGCCTGAATTTGAGAAAGCGGCACCACTGATGCGCCCGAGTGCAACTCTGAATCACATTGTTGACCGTGCATAA
- the cspD gene encoding cold shock domain-containing protein CspD translates to MATGTVKWFNNAKGFGFICPEGEDGDIFAHYSTIQMDGYRTLKAGQQVSYEVEQGPKGYHASSVVPIEGQLAK, encoded by the coding sequence ATGGCTACAGGTACAGTGAAATGGTTCAACAACGCCAAAGGATTTGGGTTTATTTGTCCTGAGGGTGAAGATGGAGACATTTTTGCACACTACTCAACGATTCAAATGGATGGCTACCGCACACTGAAGGCGGGCCAACAGGTATCGTATGAGGTTGAACAAGGACCTAAAGGTTACCACGCGAGCAGCGTCGTACCGATTGAAGGTCAATTAGCAAAATAA
- the clpS gene encoding ATP-dependent Clp protease adapter ClpS, giving the protein MSKNFEWVTPGSDLLEREETAIKPPAMYNVVLNNDDYTPMDFVIEILERFFSMDIERATQVMLKVHYEGKAICGTFTAEVAETKVAQVTMYSRENEHPLLCTMERA; this is encoded by the coding sequence ATGAGTAAAAATTTTGAATGGGTAACTCCAGGCTCAGATTTACTGGAGCGAGAAGAAACAGCAATTAAGCCGCCGGCTATGTATAACGTGGTGTTAAACAACGATGACTACACACCGATGGACTTTGTAATCGAAATCCTGGAACGTTTCTTTTCGATGGATATTGAAAGAGCAACTCAAGTGATGCTGAAAGTGCATTACGAAGGGAAAGCAATTTGTGGCACATTTACTGCAGAGGTTGCAGAGACGAAAGTCGCACAGGTGACAATGTACTCAAGGGAAAATGAGCATCCACTGCTGTGTACCATGGAGCGAGCTTAG
- the clpA gene encoding ATP-dependent Clp protease ATP-binding subunit ClpA yields MLNKELESSLNGAFARARDKRHEFMTVEHLLLALLENDAAKEALLACQADIDTLRRELDTFIDQTTPLIPENDETRETQPTLSFQRVLQRAVFHVQSSGRSEVTGANVLVAIFSEQESHAAYLLKKNDISRLDIVNYISHGITKASSSGDEPSSDSFGTESGEDVSSDERLESFATNLNHLAKQGQIDPLIGRDKELERTIQVLCRRRKNNPLLVGEAGVGKTAIAEGLAWRIVEGQVPEVIQNSVIYSLDIGSLLAGTKYRGDFEKRFKSILKQLEKEKDAILFIDEIHTIIGAGAASGGQVDAANLIKPLLSSGKLRCIGSTTYQEYSNIFEKERALSRRFQKIDIVEPSLDDTTKILMGLKPKYEAHHDVRYTKEALRAAVELSAKYINERHLPDKAIDVIDEAGARVRLMPASRRKKTVGVAEIEAMVAKMARIPEKSVSSSDKDILKNLDKKMKMLVFGQDNAIDVLTESIKLTRAGLGSDNRPVGSFLFAGPTGVGKTEVTVQLSKLLGIELLRFDMSEYGERHSVSRLIGAPPGYVGFDQGGLLTDAVIKHPHSVVLLDEIEKAHPDIFNLLLQVMDNGTLTDNNGRKADFRNVILVMTTNAGVAETVKKSIGMIQQDHSHDAMAEIKKVFTPEFRNRLDHIIWFNALDERVIHQVVDKFIVELQVQLDARGVSLEVSEDARHWLAVKGYDREMGARPMGRVIQEQLKKPLANELLFGSLVDGGTVKVDLNEDQLTFKYMGTREEVVH; encoded by the coding sequence ATGCTTAACAAAGAACTAGAGTCGAGTCTAAATGGCGCGTTCGCTCGGGCGCGAGACAAAAGACATGAATTTATGACCGTCGAGCACCTCCTACTTGCATTGTTGGAAAACGATGCAGCGAAGGAAGCATTACTGGCCTGTCAGGCAGATATCGACACATTACGTCGTGAACTTGACACTTTTATCGACCAAACAACCCCTCTCATTCCTGAAAATGATGAAACTCGCGAAACACAGCCAACACTGAGTTTTCAGCGCGTGCTTCAACGCGCGGTATTCCATGTGCAGTCATCTGGCCGCAGTGAAGTGACTGGCGCAAACGTGCTGGTGGCGATCTTTAGCGAGCAAGAGTCTCACGCTGCATATTTGCTGAAGAAAAATGATATCAGCCGTCTGGATATCGTGAACTACATTTCCCACGGCATTACCAAAGCATCCAGTTCTGGCGATGAGCCATCGTCCGATTCGTTTGGCACAGAGAGTGGTGAAGACGTCAGCTCTGATGAACGTCTGGAAAGTTTTGCCACTAACCTGAATCATCTGGCGAAACAAGGTCAAATCGATCCTCTGATCGGTCGTGACAAAGAACTGGAACGTACGATTCAGGTGTTGTGCCGCCGTCGTAAAAACAACCCGCTGTTAGTGGGTGAAGCTGGCGTTGGTAAAACTGCCATTGCAGAAGGCTTGGCGTGGAGAATTGTAGAAGGCCAGGTGCCTGAAGTGATTCAGAACAGCGTGATCTACTCGTTAGACATCGGTTCACTGCTGGCTGGAACAAAATACCGTGGTGATTTCGAAAAACGTTTCAAATCCATTCTGAAACAGTTGGAGAAAGAGAAAGACGCCATTCTGTTCATTGACGAAATCCACACCATTATCGGTGCAGGTGCTGCGTCTGGTGGACAGGTAGATGCGGCAAACCTGATCAAGCCTCTACTGAGCAGCGGAAAGCTACGTTGTATCGGTTCAACGACTTATCAGGAATACAGTAATATTTTCGAAAAAGAACGCGCGCTTTCTCGTCGGTTCCAGAAAATTGATATCGTCGAGCCTTCATTAGACGACACCACCAAAATTCTGATGGGTCTGAAGCCGAAATACGAAGCGCACCACGATGTACGTTACACCAAAGAAGCGCTGCGTGCCGCGGTAGAGTTGTCGGCGAAATACATCAACGAACGTCATCTGCCAGACAAAGCGATTGACGTGATTGACGAAGCCGGTGCACGTGTTCGCTTGATGCCAGCCAGCCGCCGTAAAAAAACGGTTGGTGTTGCAGAAATCGAAGCCATGGTTGCCAAAATGGCGCGTATTCCGGAAAAATCAGTCTCTTCATCTGACAAAGATATCCTGAAAAATCTGGATAAAAAGATGAAGATGTTAGTGTTCGGACAAGACAACGCTATTGATGTTCTGACCGAGTCCATCAAACTAACTCGTGCAGGTCTGGGGTCGGACAATCGTCCGGTCGGTTCGTTCCTGTTTGCTGGCCCAACTGGGGTCGGTAAAACAGAAGTGACCGTCCAGCTATCTAAGCTGCTGGGCATCGAACTGCTGCGCTTTGACATGTCGGAATACGGCGAGCGTCATTCGGTCAGCCGTTTGATCGGCGCACCTCCGGGTTATGTGGGATTCGATCAGGGTGGTTTGTTGACAGATGCCGTTATCAAACATCCACACTCAGTCGTACTGCTGGATGAGATTGAAAAAGCGCACCCGGATATCTTTAACCTGCTGCTACAGGTGATGGACAATGGCACACTGACGGATAATAACGGCCGCAAAGCTGACTTCCGCAATGTGATTTTGGTGATGACCACCAACGCTGGTGTCGCGGAGACGGTGAAAAAATCGATCGGTATGATTCAGCAGGATCATAGTCATGATGCGATGGCGGAAATCAAGAAGGTGTTCACGCCAGAGTTTCGTAACCGTCTGGACCACATCATTTGGTTCAACGCGCTGGACGAGCGTGTGATTCATCAGGTTGTCGACAAGTTCATCGTCGAGTTGCAAGTACAACTTGATGCGCGTGGTGTCTCACTGGAAGTGTCGGAAGACGCTCGCCACTGGTTGGCAGTGAAAGGCTATGACCGTGAAATGGGCGCGCGTCCGATGGGCAGAGTGATTCAGGAACAGCTGAAGAAACCACTGGCCAACGAGCTGCTGTTCGGTTCTCTGGTGGATGGTGGTACGGTTAAAGTGGACCTGAACGAAGATCAACTCACCTTCAAGTACATGGGTACACGAGAAGAAGTGGTTCATTGA
- the infA gene encoding translation initiation factor IF-1, protein MAKEDVIEMQGTVLDTLPNTMFRVELENGHVVTAHISGKMRKNYIRILTGDKVTVEMTPYDLTKGRIVFRAR, encoded by the coding sequence ATGGCTAAAGAAGACGTAATTGAGATGCAAGGTACGGTCCTTGATACTCTTCCAAACACAATGTTCCGTGTTGAGCTAGAAAACGGTCACGTAGTAACAGCTCACATCTCTGGTAAAATGCGTAAGAACTACATTCGTATTCTTACTGGTGACAAAGTTACTGTAGAGATGACTCCATACGACCTGACTAAAGGCCGCATCGTCTTCCGTGCTCGTTAA
- a CDS encoding arginyltransferase: MSSDLQHIRIGLTNNHPCSYLKDRMERVAVAIDTQMQSPENYETLLANGFRRSGDTIYKPHCDTCSACEALRVSVADFVPSKSQKRLLAKTHRECRWELKDDMDKNWFALYSRYIKARHRNGTMYPPRKDEFDKFAHSEWLDTRYLHIYHHDTLVAIAITDLLPHSASAFYTFFDPDHPLSLGTLGVLTQLELCRQMGKQWLYLGYQIDECPAMNYKVRFQPHQRLVNQRWQG, from the coding sequence ATGAGTTCCGATCTGCAACATATTCGTATTGGTCTCACCAACAACCATCCGTGCAGCTACCTCAAAGACCGTATGGAGCGCGTCGCGGTCGCTATCGACACTCAGATGCAATCGCCAGAAAATTATGAAACTCTGCTGGCCAACGGTTTTCGCCGCAGCGGAGATACGATTTACAAGCCCCATTGTGATACCTGCAGTGCCTGCGAAGCTCTGCGGGTTTCTGTGGCAGATTTTGTACCATCCAAAAGTCAGAAGCGATTGCTCGCTAAAACGCACCGCGAGTGTCGTTGGGAACTCAAGGACGATATGGACAAAAACTGGTTCGCGCTCTATTCACGTTATATTAAAGCGCGCCATCGCAACGGCACCATGTACCCGCCGCGCAAAGACGAGTTTGATAAGTTCGCACATTCTGAGTGGCTCGATACACGCTATTTGCATATTTATCATCATGATACCTTGGTTGCGATCGCGATTACCGATTTGCTTCCCCACAGCGCCAGTGCATTTTACACCTTCTTTGACCCGGACCACCCACTCTCGCTGGGCACACTCGGTGTGCTGACCCAACTGGAGCTTTGTCGACAAATGGGTAAACAATGGCTTTATTTGGGATATCAAATCGATGAATGTCCTGCCATGAACTACAAAGTGCGCTTCCAGCCTCATCAAAGGCTAGTAAATCAGCGTTGGCAAGGGTAG
- the aat gene encoding leucyl/phenylalanyl-tRNA--protein transferase, with protein MAIYLTELAPGNFDFPSPYSALKEPNGLLAFGGDLNPERIYQGYQSGIFPWYGPDEPILWWSPSPRAVFDPKTFIPAKSVKKFQRKHQYTVSINHATADVIDMCAAVRSPEETWLNEEMRQAYTQLARAGKCHSVEVWHQDALIGGLYGIEVGRLFCGESMFSLATNASKIALWYFCHHFKTNQGQLIDCQVMNPHLKSLGAKELSRDKFMQSLLSLKEQRVTENCFQPQWLTCPVEASAEE; from the coding sequence ATGGCGATATATCTCACCGAACTGGCACCGGGAAACTTTGATTTTCCCTCTCCCTACTCTGCGCTGAAAGAACCTAATGGCCTGCTGGCGTTTGGGGGCGATCTCAATCCCGAGCGGATTTACCAAGGTTACCAAAGCGGCATTTTTCCTTGGTATGGTCCTGATGAGCCTATTCTATGGTGGAGCCCTTCGCCACGCGCTGTGTTTGATCCTAAGACCTTCATTCCGGCAAAAAGTGTGAAAAAGTTTCAACGCAAACACCAATACACTGTCAGTATTAATCACGCGACCGCTGATGTCATTGATATGTGCGCGGCGGTACGTTCTCCGGAAGAGACCTGGCTGAATGAAGAAATGCGTCAGGCCTACACTCAGCTTGCCCGTGCAGGAAAGTGTCATTCGGTGGAAGTGTGGCACCAGGACGCCTTAATTGGTGGATTGTATGGTATTGAAGTAGGCCGATTATTTTGTGGCGAGTCGATGTTCAGCCTTGCAACCAACGCATCAAAAATTGCATTGTGGTATTTCTGCCATCATTTCAAAACCAATCAAGGTCAGTTGATTGATTGCCAGGTGATGAACCCGCACCTTAAATCATTGGGTGCAAAGGAATTATCCCGCGACAAATTCATGCAATCATTGCTATCTTTAAAAGAACAGCGTGTAACAGAAAATTGTTTTCAACCTCAATGGCTGACTTGCCCGGTTGAAGCATCTGCTGAGGAGTAA
- a CDS encoding glycine zipper 2TM domain-containing protein yields MKRWFLILLIFPLFANAAYLRNQARPVNEVVFGQVETVRYISQQDIVHSKANGWETLLGAVVGGLIGNQFGDGHGREVATAIGAVAGAGIARSNANQTYHVEYRLVEILIKTSEGKLIDVIQDVDSQMLFSSGDRVRILYFDDGVRVDKEM; encoded by the coding sequence ATGAAACGGTGGTTTTTGATCTTATTGATTTTTCCTTTGTTTGCCAATGCTGCCTACCTGCGAAATCAGGCTCGCCCAGTGAATGAGGTGGTGTTCGGCCAGGTTGAAACGGTACGCTACATCTCTCAACAAGATATCGTGCATTCAAAGGCGAATGGTTGGGAGACTCTGCTTGGCGCCGTAGTTGGTGGGTTGATTGGCAACCAGTTTGGGGATGGGCATGGTCGAGAAGTCGCGACGGCGATTGGTGCGGTGGCGGGCGCGGGCATTGCTCGTTCCAATGCCAACCAAACCTATCATGTAGAGTATCGTCTGGTGGAAATTCTGATCAAAACTTCAGAAGGGAAGTTGATTGACGTGATTCAGGATGTCGATAGTCAGATGTTGTTCAGTTCCGGTGACCGGGTACGTATTCTGTATTTTGACGATGGAGTAAGAGTGGATAAGGAGATGTAG
- the aroA gene encoding 3-phosphoshikimate 1-carboxyvinyltransferase, with the protein MESLTLQPIAKIDGEVNLPGSKSVSNRALLLAALAKGTTRLTNLLDSDDIRHMLNALSKLGVVYRLSEDKTECEVEGLGKPFTVSELQELFLGNAGTAMRPLAAALCLGEGEFILTGEPRMKERPIGHLVDALRQAGAQIEYLENENYPPLRITGTGLESGTVSIDGSISSQFLTAFLMSAPLAKGKVTIKIEGELVSKPYIDITLHIMEQFGVQVINNDYQEFVIPAGQSYVAPGNFLVEGDASSASYFLAAAAIKGGQVKVTGIGKNSIQGDIQFAEALEKMGAQIEWGDDYVIARRGELNAVDLDFNHIPDAAMTIATTALFACGTTAIRNVYNWRVKETDRLAAMATELRKVGATVEEGEDYIIITPPEQLIHAAIDTYDDHRMAMCFSLVALSDTPVTINDPKCTSKTFPDYFDKFAQLSH; encoded by the coding sequence ATGGAAAGCCTCACGTTACAACCCATTGCCAAAATTGACGGAGAAGTGAACCTTCCGGGTTCCAAAAGTGTATCAAACCGCGCTCTGCTGCTAGCTGCGTTAGCCAAAGGTACGACGCGTCTGACCAACCTACTCGACAGTGATGATATTCGCCACATGTTGAATGCCCTGAGCAAGCTGGGCGTGGTGTATCGTTTGTCAGAAGACAAAACCGAATGTGAAGTGGAAGGGCTCGGTAAGCCGTTTACCGTCTCTGAGCTTCAGGAACTGTTCTTAGGTAACGCAGGTACTGCTATGCGCCCTCTGGCCGCTGCGTTGTGTCTGGGAGAGGGCGAGTTCATCCTGACGGGTGAGCCGCGCATGAAGGAGCGCCCAATCGGCCATCTGGTTGATGCTTTGCGTCAAGCTGGTGCGCAGATCGAGTATCTGGAAAACGAAAACTACCCACCATTGCGTATCACGGGTACAGGTTTAGAGTCGGGAACCGTCTCAATTGACGGCTCGATCTCCAGTCAGTTCTTAACTGCTTTTCTGATGTCTGCCCCTTTGGCAAAAGGTAAAGTAACCATCAAGATTGAGGGTGAGCTGGTATCGAAACCCTATATCGACATTACTCTGCACATCATGGAACAGTTTGGCGTTCAGGTGATCAACAACGATTATCAGGAATTTGTCATTCCAGCTGGCCAGTCTTATGTTGCTCCAGGTAACTTCCTGGTAGAAGGGGATGCATCATCGGCGTCTTATTTCTTGGCCGCGGCCGCGATTAAAGGTGGCCAGGTAAAAGTGACCGGTATCGGTAAGAACAGTATTCAGGGTGATATTCAATTCGCTGAAGCGTTGGAAAAAATGGGCGCACAAATCGAATGGGGTGATGATTATGTTATCGCTCGTCGCGGCGAACTGAATGCGGTGGATTTGGATTTCAACCATATTCCTGATGCTGCAATGACCATTGCTACTACGGCCCTGTTTGCCTGCGGCACTACGGCGATTCGCAATGTATATAACTGGCGAGTGAAAGAGACAGACCGACTGGCCGCAATGGCGACTGAGTTGCGTAAAGTCGGTGCAACGGTGGAAGAGGGTGAAGATTACATCATCATTACGCCACCGGAGCAGTTGATTCATGCCGCGATTGATACGTACGACGACCATCGTATGGCGATGTGCTTCTCTTTGGTTGCTCTGAGCGATACGCCAGTGACCATTAATGACCCTAAGTGTACGTCAAAAACCTTCCCGGATTATTTTGATAAGTTTGCACAGCTGAGTCACTAA
- a CDS encoding YciN family protein, with translation MNEKKAISEFDLLLIANQLIQEHESYIEGMRAESVEEKEGVLVFKGNYFLDDKGLPTAKTTAVFNMFKYLAHQLSKEFTVQK, from the coding sequence ATGAATGAGAAAAAAGCCATCAGTGAATTTGATCTGTTGCTGATCGCCAACCAACTGATTCAGGAGCACGAAAGCTATATAGAGGGCATGCGGGCCGAGAGCGTGGAAGAGAAAGAAGGTGTTCTGGTATTCAAAGGCAACTACTTTTTGGACGACAAAGGTTTGCCTACGGCGAAAACAACGGCGGTATTTAATATGTTCAAATATCTCGCCCACCAGCTGTCCAAAGAATTTACTGTACAAAAATAA